From Etheostoma cragini isolate CJK2018 chromosome 1, CSU_Ecrag_1.0, whole genome shotgun sequence, a single genomic window includes:
- the zgc:162592 gene encoding probable G-protein coupled receptor 21 has product MYLTLNFSTSHESNMSGVDPQRLLELTNRSVKISIIIVLGAMITLGNIAVLLVITSSVAGWSRNSRYFLLSLTAADSAFGLLVMPLNLWVSLLKDYTEGPDALCHVVAFCNATVYSTCMYTLATISLERYIAVFYPLQYSFMLTRKRTLLLIAFAWCFPPFLLLPISFPDGIIEVHFSTASLVCNPSYSTNVGYTLSLTCFIFSPCSIIMTYANLRVWCAAKRQRLKLRKYDCARRSRHNMASRVLVPVVAAYYTCWTPCMAAMIYNAVSGSSVPEWIEFVVVWLPTSNGFLNCIFYFWINRNFRRKFHLVLQRLALALCPKLADSLGYSSTSKTQLVSGILDKNNSVHERSSSVSSTCTLLSLA; this is encoded by the exons atgtatttaacgcTCAACTTTTCAACTTCCCACGAGTCCAACATGTCAGGTGTTGACCCTCAGAGACTGCTGGAGCTGACTAACCGGTCAGTCAAAATAAGCATAATTATCGTTTTGGGCGCGATGATCACTTTGGGAAATATTGCCGTTCTCCTGGTTATTACTTCCTCCGTGGCTGGCTGGTCAAGAAACTCTCGgtattttctcctctctctcactgcGGCAGACTCTGCGTTTGGACTGCTGGTCATGCCCTTGAATCTCTGGGTGAGTCTGCTAAAGGACTACACTGAAGGGCCAGACGCTCTTTGTCATGTCGTGGCCTTTTGCAATGCCACCGTCTACTCCACCTGTATGTATACACTGGCCACGATAAGCCTGGAGAGGTACATTGCAGTGTTTTACCCGCTTCAATACTCATTTATGTTGACAAGAAAAAGGACACTTCTCCTGATTGCCTTCGCCTGGTGCTTCCCTCCCTTTCTACTGTTGCCAATATCATTTCCAGATGGCATCATCGAGGTTCATTTTTCTACTGCATCCCTGGTCTGCAATCCGTCCTACTCCACAAATGTTGGATACACTCTAAGCTTGACCTGCTTTATATTTTCCCCCTGCTCCATCATCATGACATATGCAAACCTGAGAGTGTGGTGCGCTGCCAAGAGGCAGAGACTGAAACTGCGCAAATACGACTGTGCGCGTCGCAGCAGACACAACATGGCATCCAGAGTGCTTGTGCCTGTGGTGGCAGCCTACTACACCTGTTGGACTCCCTGCATGGCAGCTATGATCTACAATG CAGTCTCTGGTAGCAGTGTACCAGAGTGGATTGAGTTTGTGGTGGTATGGCTGCCAACTTCCAATGGTTTCCTCAACTGCATCTTCTACTTCTGGATTAACCGAAACTTCCGCAGGAAATTTCACCTTGTGCtccagaggctggctctggccCTCTGCCCCAAACTGGCTGACAGCCTAGGGTACAGCAGCACTTCAAAGACACAGTTAGTGTCAGGAATTCTggataaaaacaacagtgtcCATGAGCGTTCTTCCAGCGTATCCTCTACCTGCACCCTGTTAAGTTTGGCTTAG